One Williamsia phyllosphaerae DNA segment encodes these proteins:
- the lipB gene encoding lipoyl(octanoyl) transferase LipB produces the protein MPDRSSSARRSGAEVEIRDLGLVDYATAFDEQHRLAADRASGVLDHDVMLLLEHPAVYTAGKRTAPEDRPSDGTPVVDVDRGGKITWHGPGQLVGYPIIALAEPLDVVDYVRRIEEAMIGVCADLGVHTARIDGRSGAWVPEDPTTRQPARKVGAIGIRVARGVALHGFALNCNPDLSAFGTIIPCGIPDAGVTSLTEQLGRVVDVDSVRADVARTVVDALDGRLQVGSTEPRPPAPRGVASTQ, from the coding sequence ATGCCTGACCGGTCGTCGAGCGCTCGGCGCTCGGGGGCCGAGGTCGAGATCCGCGATCTGGGTCTGGTCGACTATGCGACAGCGTTCGACGAACAGCACCGCCTGGCCGCCGATCGTGCGTCCGGCGTGCTCGACCACGACGTCATGCTGCTGCTCGAACACCCGGCGGTCTACACCGCGGGCAAACGCACCGCGCCCGAGGACCGGCCGTCCGATGGCACCCCGGTCGTCGACGTCGACCGCGGGGGCAAGATCACCTGGCACGGCCCCGGCCAACTCGTCGGATACCCGATCATCGCACTCGCCGAACCGCTCGACGTGGTCGATTACGTGCGTCGCATCGAGGAGGCCATGATCGGCGTCTGCGCCGACCTCGGTGTCCACACCGCGCGCATCGACGGCCGTTCCGGCGCATGGGTTCCCGAGGACCCCACGACACGCCAACCGGCCCGCAAGGTGGGCGCGATAGGTATCCGCGTCGCCAGAGGTGTTGCGCTGCACGGGTTCGCGCTCAACTGCAACCCGGACCTGTCCGCCTTCGGCACGATCATCCCGTGCGGCATCCCCGATGCGGGGGTGACGTCGCTCACCGAGCAGCTCGGCCGCGTCGTCGACGTGGACTCGGTGCGGGCCGATGTGGCCCGCACGGTGGTCGACGCACTCGACGGGCGTCTGCAGGTGGGCTCCACCGAGCCCCGCCCGCCGGCACCACGCGGCGTAGCATCGACACAGTGA
- the lipA gene encoding lipoyl synthase has protein sequence MTVHQESPASVGIESASAPTAPSGRKLLRLEVRNAETPIERKPEWIRTRAKMGPEFTELKALVKREGLHTVCEEAGCPNIYECWEDREATFLIGGEQCTRRCDFCQIDTGKPDDLDRDEPRRVAESVQAMGLRYSTITGVARDDLPDGGAWLYAETVREIKRLNPTTGVELLIPDFNNDPDQLAEVFSSRPEVLAHNVETVPRIFKRIRPAFRYQRSLDVITAARDAGLVTKSNLILGMGETPEEISEALADLHNAGCDIITITQYLRPSPRHHPVDRWVKPEEFVEHSRYAEELGFAGVMAGPLVRSSYRAGRLYAQALRVHGRELPESMAHLANESGASQEATSVLARLAR, from the coding sequence GTGACTGTGCATCAGGAGAGCCCCGCATCCGTCGGCATCGAGTCGGCGTCCGCGCCCACCGCGCCGAGTGGCCGCAAGCTGCTCCGGCTCGAGGTCCGCAACGCCGAGACCCCGATCGAACGCAAACCCGAGTGGATCCGCACCCGCGCGAAGATGGGACCGGAGTTCACCGAACTCAAGGCCCTGGTCAAGCGCGAGGGATTGCACACGGTGTGCGAGGAAGCCGGCTGCCCCAACATCTACGAGTGCTGGGAAGACCGCGAGGCGACGTTCCTGATCGGCGGCGAACAGTGCACCCGTCGCTGCGACTTCTGCCAGATCGACACGGGCAAGCCCGACGATCTCGACCGCGACGAGCCCCGTCGTGTCGCCGAGAGCGTGCAGGCCATGGGTCTGCGGTACTCGACCATCACCGGCGTCGCCCGCGACGACCTGCCCGACGGCGGCGCGTGGCTCTACGCCGAGACCGTCCGTGAGATCAAGCGGCTCAACCCGACCACCGGTGTCGAGCTGCTGATCCCCGACTTCAACAACGACCCCGACCAGCTCGCCGAGGTCTTCTCCTCGCGGCCGGAGGTGTTGGCGCACAACGTCGAGACGGTCCCGCGCATCTTCAAGCGCATCCGGCCCGCGTTCCGATACCAGCGCAGCCTCGACGTGATCACCGCCGCACGGGACGCGGGGCTGGTCACCAAGTCCAACCTGATCCTCGGCATGGGCGAGACCCCGGAGGAGATCAGCGAGGCCTTGGCCGATCTGCACAACGCGGGCTGCGACATCATCACGATCACCCAGTACCTGCGGCCCTCGCCGCGGCACCACCCCGTCGACCGCTGGGTCAAGCCGGAGGAGTTCGTCGAGCACTCGCGCTACGCCGAGGAACTCGGGTTCGCCGGCGTGATGGCTGGTCCGCTGGTGCGGTCGTCGTACCGCGCAGGCCGCCTCTACGCCCAGGCACTGCGCGTCCACGGACGCGAGCTCCCCGAGTCGATGGCGCACCTGGCGAACGAGTCCGGGGCCAGCCAGGAGGCGACCTCGGTTCTCGCGCGTCTCGCGCGCTGA